A region of Toxorhynchites rutilus septentrionalis strain SRP chromosome 1, ASM2978413v1, whole genome shotgun sequence DNA encodes the following proteins:
- the LOC129761923 gene encoding uncharacterized protein LOC129761923 has protein sequence MSDPVSRPMKYPYTFSAQIAQFPIKHYFKHSWLYRYYFIAVGISIPLFYKIGKLANSPENVAKWAESKRKEHAEHH, from the exons ATGTCAGATCCGGTGTCACGTCCGATGAAATATCCCTACACTTTCTCTGCCCAAATAGCGCAGTTCCCAATTAAGCACTATTTCAAGCACTCCTGGCTCTATCGCTACTACTTCATTGCTGTCGGTATCTCGATACCACTGTTCTACAAGATTGGCAAACTTG CAAATTCACCTGAAAATGTAGCCAAATGGGCAGAGTCGAAACGCAAAGAACATGCTGAACACCATTAA